The Lineus longissimus chromosome 6, tnLinLong1.2, whole genome shotgun sequence sequence TTaatctttaaaggggtacacggTTTGTATTAactggtgggtcaggaaaatagaaacgcagttatacacaatgctgttgcATACATACACACACATACagatttgctgaaactcggtaCTCAAGAGTATTTGTACAGTCATTTTATACAGCACAAATTTCACGAAAGGAGTTGGCCTTTAAAAGCCAAGATGAGAAATACTCTTCTTGCATGATGACTGCCTCTTTAATCATGTCGATTGCTTTCCCAAAGTAACTGTAATTGACATGTACCATGTaccatacatgtaactttcatGAAATAAACGAGGAAAAACTGTATACGGTTTTTGGCGGTTTCCGCAGATCGCCCAGTTTCCTCTAAATTGCCATGGCCTACCATAGCCAATCCAGTGAGccaaatgaaaatgttatgCCATTTAACCTCGATCGTCAAATTCATGTCGTGGATAACAATAATAAAATAAACATAGGGATTTTATTGGCAGAAGGTGACAGTAAAAGTTTCGTggtagaataaaaaaaaaaatgatGGTGGATGAAATGGATATGCCTAGACAAAGGTTAAAGTCCATTGTGTATTGGACTGCTAACTACTGCCGCCTACTGGAAGAAGTTTCTCATTAGTCCTCCCGGTGGTGACTAATGGAATTAATCTATCATCAGTTATGACTATAGCCAAGGAATTATACTATCGGAATTCCCCATGAGTGGTGGTTGAGGACCATTGTTTGCCAGTGACACCAGTTCCACATTGCCGATCTTCAAAACAAGTTGCCTGGTAAGAATGTTTTCTATCTATTTGGATATTTCAGTATACAAGATCGCAATACCCCAAATTGTTGGTACCAGAACTCTAACACAATGTGATCGAGTACTTTGATAGTACAATGTTAGGTACATATACATACAAATGTCCCATTAAATGTTACCTGGCTTTTCCCCATTTgttggcatgtacatgtatgtacatgtatacatgatgCAAACTTTTGTGAGCTTTGGGCAGTTTGGGGGTTAATTCCAGTATCAAATAATAGACTTTACAATTAGTTCTGTCTAGTATTGCATGTAATAAGTGTTAAAATCTATCAAGCTTTTGTAAAAattcattttcacatttttagtTTCGTTTTCTATTCATTTAGCCAAAGCGTAAATGTAAATTTGCATACTGCGTAGATCAGAGTGTCAGAGCTATGAGTATCACAAAGTATGTGTTACCACATGAAATATTGGTTCTGTATACCACCAAATCAGTTGTAGGTTTTGAGTACGATCACGGGTGCTCACGACACAGTTTTATAATTTGATATCAAGTTATGCAAATTTTTTCTCCGTAAATCAATTCAATGGCCATTGTTATCCAATTATGGGTTTTCAAAAACCACTGGCAGTAGGATGTTGAATAATGGGAGTGGACACAATAACATTCCATTGCTCTTCACAGAGTCCAATCCATGGTATTCACCAATGCTAGTCTGGGCAACAACTGTACTTAAAGGGGTTGTGTGAAGTAAAAGGTACGCCATTATGAAGTGGAAATTCTGCTTCTAGACACTGAGCTGAAGATGCCAatgtcattttttaaaaatcggcccagtagtttccGAGTTATACGCATAGCAAGGTCCACAACTTCCCGCGCAAATTTGAAGTTCGCGCATGCTCGGTATCATTGTGGAGCAGAATGCATTCGGCGATGACTCAGTCGATATGTGATCATTCGCACATCGATCGATcgcttctgacatgtctgacgtaGGCTAACCATAACAAAACAAAGACTAGAATGCCTCAGCAATGTTCTGCCTTGAATTTTGTGAACTTTGCGAATCTAATGCGAAAGCAGCCATGTTTATTACTAAACGGTACTTCCTGTGGCAAAACGGCAAATCTTCGTTGATTGTTTGCGCTGCCGCTGGCTCGCAAGCCGGTACACTATGACGTAATAAGGACATTTGGCGAAAAATTCGAAACTTGCGGtaattttcgaaaaaaaaatcattatacaTATTTTTTCCGTAACTTAACCTCGTTTTGTATATATCCGGCCTCATGaagacaaaattcctgttttggACCCCTAATTCACACAACTCCTTTAAGGTACACTCTTCATGGACTGAATTTGAGCACAATTGTGATAAAAGGGGTGTGTTCCCCTTCCACGGCAGAAATCCCAAATAACCAACCAGAGCAGAGTTAGCATATGTTTGCCAAATGCCACTCGTTTAAGATGACATTAGACTAATCTTTTCAGGGTTAGGATCTGCCTGGATACTCCAAAATGGCCAATGCAAGTACGGTAAGTAGTCGAGTAATTTTTGCGCCCAACACCTACCCTCAGAAgacttaaccctttcaggacgagTCTTGCAAAATTGCGAGCACCGCAATACCTCCGTTCTGGACGAGTCTTGCAGAAATGCGAGATCGACGATCTTTTCACTACATCggtttccagtcatttctagTGCCAATCCGCATTTTTTAACTGATCGGGAGGATTCCCGACATCCTGGGgaataccttttctattcaTACCAACTTCATAGAGAGTCTTGCAAAGCCAatattttgctttcaaaaacttttgattttggacgaaaaaacttgaaaaataggGGTTAAAAAGGGTTAAATTGTCCCCAGAAAAACcataaaatatgttttcaatgGAATTCATATTTTGCATCcacgtacatgtaggtacagttCATGTCTATTCCTTaagtatgaataaataaatgccaAAAAAGTTCTCATCGATTtacactttttttaaatttcacaatTCCGCCCAAATATAAGAAAACGATGATTGTTTATAGCACACGGAATGGGCAGTTGGAAGAATCTTTCAAACATCCATCCATTAAAGAGAAACTATCCCACACCGACCACCAGAAAGTTACAGCTGTGTTATCATTATTTGTTTCCTTCCCGCCACTGCCAATTCTCCGTTTCGGATATTTTGTGGGCTCTAAATCACCCAGCAGAACAATGCGTGTTGATACAAAAGATTAAGCGACGATATAGGCCTATAACATACTCAATGATTTTGGCCAACAGCCCCTCTGACaagtagttgctattgcacatCAGCTTGTCGTCTCGCTGCAGTTGCTTTTTTTGGTCTTCGTAGAACTGTTTTCTTGCGCTTTACCAGTGATATTGACTGACAGCATGTTCTTGCGAAGTAAAAATATGTATGCAAGTGAAGTCTGGAGTTGAACTACAGAAATGGCACACTCGCATGTAAAACCGTATTAACATCTGTGGTCGATGGCAAACGGTGGAAAGAGAATTTAGGACTGGGCCCATGACTTTGGCATCGCACAAATGATCAGTCCCGACGATCGCAATGTCCTTACACATGTTGAATTGTGTCGAACTACCATTGTGTTAATTTTGAGGCCCCACTTGAATATTCAAAATGGTCTTAGATCGGCGAAAACTGAGTATATGCTGGGTTCACTTAATACATCAACGTACTACAGATGGTATATTTTGGCGGTTACAATTAAAACTAGCAGGACTAACGACTTCAACATCAGAGATTTTTAATGCAATGATGATTTCATAAGGGAGGGTCACCATATCACATTTCTTATTATCCTTTTTTGATTTCAGCCTTTGGGTAGTGAGAGATCGAGTTGTGACTACCAATTCTTAGTCGAGATAGATGGAGAAACCTTCTCGATCAAGGAAGCCCCTGCAGCCGAAAGCAGTTTCGTTGAGAAGGAGCAAGCTGAATACATAGCGGATATGGATATCGAAAATCCCACCTTTGAAGGGACTGATCTCAATTTTCTTATTCAGTTTGTCCGTTTTGCCGTTGCTGGAGACAGGGAGTTAGAGACGCCAGTTGCAAAACAGCTGCCCCGCCTGGTAAATGTGATTCTGGACTCTAATGATGCTGTGAAGAAAGTCTGCAGTAAACTTGACCGTGTTGTCAACCTGCTTGTGCGCGGGATGAACTTTCTTCTTGATGGAGCCGACGATGTTGCTGTACACACCTTCAAACGCTTCCATGAAGAAATACAGCAGATAAAAACTGTATGTTGTGAACAAAACGACCTTCTGGAAGAAGGTTTGAATGAGGTTGGAGACATCCATCGTCTTTTACTTGAAGTAAAGGGCAAACGACCTGATGCAGTTCTGGAACATGCAGTGATCGGTCTACAACGTTTGCAACAGTATCAATTCGGTTTTTTCCGCTTTTGGAAAAATCTACCAGATGCCATTGAATCTGCTGCAGAAAACTCCGAACGTTGGACGATGCCCATGAAGTTCCAAGCAGAAAAAAGGATGAAGGTGGTGTGCTCAAAGCCTTACAAAGTCCAGGTTGTGCGCTTTTATGCCAAGTAAGTTAGCAACTCAAATCCATTTACTCTTGATAAATACTGAAACAGATTCGTGtacaaatttgaccaaaatcGGCACGAAAAAGCATGTTTTTTGGTGATCGGtttttaagggggggggggggggctaatgcCTGCAAGCACGCCAACCTGTGAACAGAGTGGAAAAGCATAAGAACTGACTTGTAATATCATGGTCGTGAGTTCCCGTATCACCAGTGCTACCTGGTACTTTCCCCAAACAATTGCCCTGGAATGGCCCAGTGTAGCGCAGTATAGGTCTATGCGCTCCTTGGTTCCTACAGAATAAAAGGTTTCCGGTTTAGAATGGGGAATTAATGTAACGAGCTTTGTGACTTACTTATAAGTCAGTATTAGCACGAATATAAATACTTGCTTTTTTTCTACATTTCCAATTTAATTGCAACACTGCATACCGTCAATATATCATCAAAACCACCCTTGATGTCGAACTAAATGTATATATTAGTatagaatttcttttttttaaacagaTGGGTTGCCCTAGAGAAAACGTGTGAGTCACTTCATCGAAAGTTGAAGTTAATCGAGGAGGGCTTACCGGCAAGTCTTACAGATACCCTCACTGTCCACGATGCCAGAGAAAGGGCTGCAAGTATGGGTGAAGAATTGAAGAGAGGCCAAGAGCTGTTACATAGAATGAGAGAAAATGAGGGGTTGTAATGTATCATCATACGCTGGTACTGAACAGCCGATTAATTATGTGTCAAAGGCTAAACATTCAGGGTTCATTCGCCCATAGAAATAATTGAACTCTGCTGGTAAATTGAACTTAGtaagtaggtggattaaatgttaGGTATGATACTGATATCAGATAATGTCGACAAGGGTGCTAGTGGCACGATCGAGGTTAAATGGCATAAAATTTCTATTTGGCCAATTTGTTTCTTCCCAATCCCCCAACCAAGACACCGACCATAGAATTCCACCATCCTTTCCAGTATTATTGGAACGATTAATTATGCATGAACTGTCAGTTCCTAGTGGACCCCCTGTCTCGCCCACGAGCCTTGCCTCCACATGGAAATGACAGGCTATCAGCATTCCATTCTGGCAGTGTCTTCCGAGTCAAAAAGGCGCTGATAGCATTCTGcaccaaaagaaacatttcatcGTATGGCCCATAGGATACTTACCGTGCACAGATGGTGCACGCGTTACGTGTAGACATCTGCACGCATAAAATACACaaatttaagtacatgtatgccaatATTGTAATCTGGATTGTAGGCAACAGACACTGATGCATATTACCTCCATCAGACTAATAACTTTTACCTACATCGATTTTATATGATTTGCAAACAACCTGAAGAAAGCTGAAACCACCTGAAGAAACCAACATAGTTCAAACAATTATTACTGAGCAAGACTAGCCGGATGTCCATGTTTTGATATTGCTCTGCTTACAGACAAGGTGATAGCGCTAAAAGTTCAGTATGATAGCCCCTGGTATCACAACTGACTGATAGAAAGCCATATACATTCAGTCTGCCTATTTGTAAGGTTTCATCTCTGGTGTAGTGTAAACAACAAGTTAAGTATCCCAAGTTACTGAATTCTGGTAAGATCTGGGGAAAAACTCGACTAGAGCAAGCTGGAGTTGGGTCAATGAAGTTCCCAGGACCTTAAATACACCCTGGGGAATCAGTTCCCAGCTGACTGAGAACATTAATTTATTACTGTGTATTCAAGTCGGGCATTCAAACCTTCTGAGCAATCTGCCCTGGACAAGGCCTGGGGAAATGTGTGCATCACAAAATAACAACCAGAATGTGCTCTCATTGGGAAAATAACTCAAATAGCCAGTATCCATCTGCAAACTTGGACAATAAGACATCCTTTTGTGCCCTAAATTTTGAAGTGAATGAAACCACCATCTGAGGTTACTCTGTATCGTACATGAATGTTATTTTAATTATGTTTTTTCACTCTAATTCTGCTGTTTTactgtaaaaaaattaatgtaAATAGAACACAAACGACTCGAGGGGTTACAGTATCGGTCTCCTATCTGTCTACACTCTTGTTGAAAAAAAGGGTGTTTGAGCATTTAAAAAACCTTTACCGGTTTTTCCGCCAACACAAATAAGCACCCAAAAGAGATTTTCCAGGGAAATGAAAACTTGTTGAAGTTTTTCACGAACTCCAAAACCTGTACAGTCAGCTCCTGTGAactcaaacattgtcaaaaagAAAAGTTACTGGCGAATACTAGTATATAGATGTGTATTGACTGAAACGTGTGTACACATATGTGACATTTGCTATCAAGATAGTTTTTATGGCAATATCATTTGCTCCCTGGGCTTGTATCGCATGTGCAAACATCAGCAGAGTGGATGGACTGAATTATTGACTGAATATTGGTGAGCCTGATATTCTTTACATGTGAGGAGACGCATGGATATGGTACCCGGTGATACGCGAGGTATGGCATAGTAGGTGAATGCGAACTCTATATGAAGACATATTCCTATATAGAGGCTTCCTTAAAACATATGGtggtcatcttgaccaccaaggtttttgcatcttatcaagattaaAAACCCCAgctatgtttaaagggagtTTAAggccatgaggttcaggatgtggTCACCTTTGACATGGAAAAGTAGTGGTcatcaggtcaaggtcaaagtttaggtcaaggtcaacacaTTTCTTTGACAAGATAACATTTTGTGACGATTTAGCAGGACATTACCCACAGAGGATTTTATGTACTTGGCCTACTTTTACCTGATAAGTAGGTCACAGTGATGAACCTGTGGATGAACTTGGAGCAGACACACATCCTTAATAGGTCTCTTCCACAACATACCCTTTACATGAAACCATCTGACATAAGCCAGAGGCTATTTTCGTCGAAACAACCTTATCTTGCGATAATTGGGTTCTCCACATAATTCACCTGGGAACAGGGATATTTTGCCAGCTTTATGGCGAAATGACCGACAAAACAATTGGAAAAACGCCAAATGATCTTGAGGATAGTAAGAAAGAGGTAATGATCTGCCAGAGTCGAGAGATGTTTTGCTGGgccaaaaaaatatataaattgCACTTCAGCCGCCTTCAGACTTGGCAAATAATGAATAGCAATTATAGAAGGCGCTGAATATCTCGCACCTTTTGTCGATTTCTTCTGACAATGAAGAAGAGCATGCAGCATGGCTTGTTGATTTTAACCAGAATAGAGTTGAATACTAATAGGTACCATAAACTTGGTAAACTGTTAAATTTGTGcacatttgaatttttgtatttcagaaatatttcagaaaaataaaattttaCTAGCAAGCTTGACAGATTGCAATTTATTTGGTTTTTGCAgtcaagaaatattttttggctATTTTTCTTTATGCGAATCACTGTTATTCacaaattatggaaaaatgaaaCGCCAATGAAAATCTGGTTTTACAGTATTTCGTGTATAGACTGCATCCAGCTAACTTGTTATCATTTCCCCATTACTTCGTGTATAATGTCCCTTGAGGTCAGATTCAATCTCATGTTTCTTGCTTCATTATCTCATAGATCATCCATCATAGTTACGATGTTAATGAATTATTTCGATAAAGACATAAAGCAACTGGCAGACACACTTCTAGCACATTTCTGTCGCCTTCAAAGGGGAGAGAGGctattaaaggggtatgcccTTCACATTTGATGGGGCCGGGAAAATAGCAGTAACTGTGATAAACAATGccgttgcatgcatgataactgcattaGGTACATGTAACATCTTGAAAACTTGCAATGAATGGTATTTGTAAATCCTGTCTATTCAACGGTACTCATCTGTTATTCATGTTCAGTAGTGATTGACacaattggaatttttttaattcaattacaattttcaaattgtaaACCAACGACGCAGGCCtttaaaagtagtttttcataGACTGATAGAAATTCAACTTGAGCTTTGGTAAACAAACTTGAATGGCATGCCATGTaccagaattttttttcttctaaaagcTGAATGATATATTCGATGGACCTCGGTGCTAGCTTAAAGAGGGACTAGAGGCACCATCTTTGGCCATCTTTTGGTGACTTATATGCATAGTAAGGACCCAATATAATTTTCATTCACAACTAAAAATAaccctcatacaagcgtgattAGTTTTGACGTGCAGAGAGATGGGTGAGACCTCTCTTGGCGACTTTGGATAACTTTATCTTCCTACCTAACTGCTGCCTGTAAGGTCCCTTTAAGTGCTGTCGAGTAACGTGTGAAATAAAACATATCTGCCCAATGAAGTCATCAGCAGACTTTTATGCAAAAGATTAATCAACCTCTCCAAAATACAACCTAAGTGCAAAACAATCTCGTCTATGAATTCCACTACCTTTACTTGGAAAACTATCACATATGACAACAACCTGAGCCAAGATATTGTTTACTGTGAACTCGGATATATTTGCATCCATTTTATTTCgaggttttgtgaaattttgtgTATTTCTAATGAAGTGCTTTGACAAACTCATAATCgtaatttcaatcaaatttccTTATGGCCATTGATTTTCACCATTATCTGTTAAGGTGAAAAGCGCAAAAATAAAAGGCACGCAAATGTTTTCGAGTTAACCATGTCCACAGTATCTATTTGCAGCTGCTGGGAGCTAAAAACACCTAATGCATCAACAGTTCACATTCAAAAAGCTTCtctgaattttgaaatttttccatTCCGTTTATGCTTCACAtgaaaggccgggtctatttggcaagccgctcgccgaacaggcatctttttttgtcctgtttggagagccgcttaccaaacagcactaaaaagccaccctgttcggccagccgggcttgccaaacaggtaaaaaatctaccctgtatggcgagctggagactttacaacacattagtaatgagttcggctctccattcaggacaagaaaaagtcgctgtttggtaagccgggcttgccaaatagttaCTTCCTACATGAAATTTAGCCCATGTAGTAACTTTTGGTTCAACACCTGTTCAAAAGCTGATGCAGTGACACAGTTTGTGAAAGCTTTTTATAAGAAGATCTTTGAGATTGTAAAGTTTATGTAAGATGGATATATACTGCCTGAAGTTTTTTATGGATCTAAACTATCTATGCGTGAAAAAAGCTGTTCAAAAATTGATACAATGTGCAGTGATACAGTTGTTGAAAGCTTTATATTAGGAGATCTTTAAGAATGCAAGTCTTATGTCAAATAGATTGTATACTGCCTGAAGTTGTATATGGATCCAAACCATCTATGAAAAAAGCGACAAGAGAAATGCAATTCCTGTTCATGCATGCAAATGAGGTTATCACTACGCGTCAGTCGGTTCAATCAATTACAATTGTAGAGGAAACAAGTCTTTGAGATTGCAGATCTGAAGGGAGAATCGAAAGCATTGAAATGTATGAAATTATTCACacttttttttcacaaacatctatcaaacatgtcaaataagATATGCTTTCAATttctatcaaacatgtcaaaagtaaCAAGCTTTTGCAGAACATGCTGTCGATTCAGCCCACAGGGGAATCTTAGAAGCAGCCACCGcgaagacatcatcatcaacatccaAATGAATCATTACAGATCATTTCAGGCCTTTGACATTGACAGCAAATTGGATTGCAATAGCTTCCACGCAATcgtgacactagaggcgctgatttcgttccttacaacgcctcgaGTACAAGCCAGTTGCCACCATCTGGAAATAaagaaaaggaaagaagaatttttcgatttgcgaagaggctatcgcatcaccactaaacCCGCGAAAATGACTGCTGCCCTACGCTGcatttatagttctccataaaaTCATCCCAAAACTCACCAGGAagtattttgttatttcttgataaaataaaacgttttacgAGAGAAATTGGCACTTATTCGTGAATAAGACTTACAGTCTGAGCTGATGATGCAGTACATGCTGTAGGATTTTCAAAcaactgaatctcaggatgccgatttccaagatggtggcaattgatAAATTCCtgtctgaatttttttaatttcggcactatGCGAGTTTGCGCTACCACGTTGGCAGGTCTTTTAATTAATCATGCAACAGGACTATTTCAAGGCAATCCATCTATGGCTGTCAATAATGCAGAAATGTAGCACTATAAATGTGTCTCCCCAAACACTGACATTCTTTAATGTCATTCGGGAGATGTCTTGATTACTGTGCGTAATCAAGACACCCCCCTATTAAAAACACCATTTGTAATGTGCTGAATAGAAAATTACTACTGTATTTCCCAGGTGACAAATAACACCAAATGACTATCAGACAGGAAATTTTGATCTAGAGCTACCTATTACTGAGTGTAACCCCATCAAATTTTTGTACCTAATTACTTTTGGGATTTAGGGAATTGTACAGGAATGGCGCATTTGGGACCGAAATTTATGGCCTTGATAAATAGTGTATCCTGTTTACAGAGGTACAGGTATCCCTTAAAGTGAGTTCCACCGTATCTTTTAGAGGGTCAACACGCTTTGGGCAAAGTTAGCATGTTTTACTATGATAGCGTGGAAGACTGCATGCTCTCAAGACCAGTTTCGGTGCGAATAGGCACCTCAGTTTAATCGGTAACTCGAAAGTGGTACATCATATCCACAAGGCATGCCAAAAT is a genomic window containing:
- the LOC135489777 gene encoding uncharacterized protein LOC135489777, with the protein product MANASTPLGSERSSCDYQFLVEIDGETFSIKEAPAAESSFVEKEQAEYIADMDIENPTFEGTDLNFLIQFVRFAVAGDRELETPVAKQLPRLVNVILDSNDAVKKVCSKLDRVVNLLVRGMNFLLDGADDVAVHTFKRFHEEIQQIKTVCCEQNDLLEEGLNEVGDIHRLLLEVKGKRPDAVLEHAVIGLQRLQQYQFGFFRFWKNLPDAIESAAENSERWTMPMKFQAEKRMKVVCSKPYKVQVVRFYAKWVALEKTCESLHRKLKLIEEGLPASLTDTLTVHDARERAASMGEELKRGQELLHRMRENEGL